From a region of the Engystomops pustulosus unplaced genomic scaffold, aEngPut4.maternal MAT_SCAFFOLD_882, whole genome shotgun sequence genome:
- the LOC140112568 gene encoding oocyte zinc finger protein XlCOF8.4-like isoform X2, producing the protein MYKDRDKMAETILHLTLEILYRLTGEDYTLMRKTSGERQESGGRSPITEPPPSLIHGQKILELTMKMTELLTGEVPIRCQDVAVYFSMEEWEYVEGHKERYQEPRSLTSPVPPSRERRSPERCPRPAQEDQPLSQEKDPESLDVVAVTIKEETCVSDEEECEEEAPAHVPPDDSTTSLEVYDILSDLEDDDQDILKEIHEKCSDPSQTVEQNKDGVIDQRIHTGEKSFLCSQCGKCFTRKSYLLIHQRTHTGEKPFPCPECGKCFGQRSHLTQHKKIHTGERPFLCSECGKCFPVRSGLVKHQRIHTGEKPFSCRECGRCFSRRRPLTDHEKLHTGEKPFSCRECGRCFSRRGTLTDHEKLHTGEKPYSCTECGKCFTVKSTLVVHQRSHTGEKPYACTVCGKCFKQKSILNAHQKTHSGGKAFSCSDCGRCYSYKSDLLKHQRTHTGQ; encoded by the exons ATGTATAAAGACCGGGACAAGATGGCGGAGACGATACTAcacctcaccctagagatcctgTACCGGctgacaggagag gattacacattaATGAGGAAGACATCAGGGGAGCGCCAGGAGTCAGGAGGGCGGAGCCCCATCACAGAGCCGCCCCCTTCCCTGATCCACgggcagaagatcctagaactgaccatgaagatgacggagctgctgactggagag gttcctataaggtgtcaggatgtggccgtctatttctccatggaggagtgggagtatgtagaaggacacaaggagcgCTACCAGGAGCCGCGGAGCCTGACATcaccag TCCCTCCATCCAGGGAGAGAAGatccccggagagatgtccccgtcctgcaCAGGAGGATCAG CCTCTGAGTCAGGAGAAGGATCCGGAGAGTCTGGATGTTGTGGCCGTAACCATAAAAGAAGAGACGTGTGTCAGTGATgaggaggagtgtgaggaggaggccccggcacatgtccccccag atgacagtACCACGAGTTTAGAGGTTTATGATATATTATCAGATTTGGAAGATGACGACCAAGATATCCTAAAAGAAATACATGAAAAGTGTTCTGATCCATCACAGACTGTCGAGCAAAATAAAGATGGTGTCATagatcagagaattcacacaggggagaagtcaTTTCTTTGTtcacaatgtgggaaatgttttactcggaAATCATATCTTCTTATACATCAAAGAacacacacaggagagaagccgtttccctgtccagaatgtgggaaatgttttggtcAGAGATCACATCTCACACAGCATAAAAAAATCCACACGGGAGAGAGGCCGTTTctgtgttcagaatgtgggaaatgttttcctgTGAGATCAGGTCTTgtgaaacatcagagaattcacacgggagagaagcccttCTCATGCCGAGAATGTGGGAGGTGTTTCTCAAGAAGACGGCCCCTCACGGATCACGAGAAGctccacacaggagagaagcccttCTCATGCCGAGAATGTGGGAGGTGTTTCTCAAGAAGAGGTAccctcacagatcacgagaaactccacacaggggagaagccgtattcatgcacagaatgtgggaaatgtttcactgTAAAATCGACTCTTGTGGTTCATCAGAGAagccacacgggagagaagccatatgcATGTACAGTGTGCGGAAAGTGCTTCAAGCAAAAGTCAATCCTCAACGCTCATCAAAAAACTCACTCAGGAGGGAAAGCGTTTTCGTGTTCCGATTGTGGCAGATGTTACAGCTACAAATCAGATCTTCTTaaacatcaaagaactcacacggGGCAGTAG
- the LOC140112568 gene encoding uncharacterized protein isoform X1: protein MYKDRDKMAETILHLTLEILYRLTGEDYTLMRKTSGERQESGGRSPITEPPPSLIHGQKILELTMKMTELLTGEVPIRCQDVAVYFSMEEWEYVEGHKERYQEPRSLTSPVPPSRERRSPERCPRPAQEDQPLSQEKDPESLDVVAVTIKEETCVSDEEECEEEAPAHVPPGEECEEDAPAHVPPGEECEEDAPARVPPGEECEEDAPAHVPPGEECEEDAPAHVPPGEECEEDAPAHVPPGEECEEDAPAHVPPGEECEEDAPARVPPGEECEEDAPAHVSPGEECEEDAPERVPPGEECEEDAPAHVPPGEECEEDAPSHVPPGEECEEDAPAHVPPGEECEEDAPAHVPPDDSTTSLEVYDILSDLEDDDQDILKEIHEKCSDPSQTVEQNKDGVIDQRIHTGEKSFLCSQCGKCFTRKSYLLIHQRTHTGEKPFPCPECGKCFGQRSHLTQHKKIHTGERPFLCSECGKCFPVRSGLVKHQRIHTGEKPFSCRECGRCFSRRRPLTDHEKLHTGEKPFSCRECGRCFSRRGTLTDHEKLHTGEKPYSCTECGKCFTVKSTLVVHQRSHTGEKPYACTVCGKCFKQKSILNAHQKTHSGGKAFSCSDCGRCYSYKSDLLKHQRTHTGQ, encoded by the exons ATGTATAAAGACCGGGACAAGATGGCGGAGACGATACTAcacctcaccctagagatcctgTACCGGctgacaggagag gattacacattaATGAGGAAGACATCAGGGGAGCGCCAGGAGTCAGGAGGGCGGAGCCCCATCACAGAGCCGCCCCCTTCCCTGATCCACgggcagaagatcctagaactgaccatgaagatgacggagctgctgactggagag gttcctataaggtgtcaggatgtggccgtctatttctccatggaggagtgggagtatgtagaaggacacaaggagcgCTACCAGGAGCCGCGGAGCCTGACATcaccag TCCCTCCATCCAGGGAGAGAAGatccccggagagatgtccccgtcctgcaCAGGAGGATCAG CCTCTGAGTCAGGAGAAGGATCCGGAGAGTCTGGATGTTGTGGCCGTAACCATAAAAGAAGAGACGTGTGTCAGTGATgaggaggagtgtgaggaggaggccccggcacatgtccccccaggtgaggagtgtgaggaggacgccccggcacatgtccccccaggtgaggagtgtgaggaggacgccccggcgcgtgtccccccaggtgaggagtgtgaggaggacgccccggcacatgtccccccaggtgaggagtgtgaggaggacgccccggcacatgtccccccaggtgaggagtgtgaggaggacgccccggcacatgtccccccaggtgaggagtgtgaggaggacgccccggcacatgtccccccaggtgaggagtgtgaggaggacgccccggcacgtgtccccccaggtgaggagtgtgaggaggacgccccggcacatgtctccccaggtgaggagtgtgaggaggacgccccggaacgtgtccccccaggtgaggagtgtgaggaggacgccccggcacatgtccccccaggtgaggagtgtgaggaggacgccccttcacatgtccccccaggtgaagagtgtgaggaggacgccccggcacatgtccccccaggtgaggagtgtgaggaggacgccccggcacatgtccccccag atgacagtACCACGAGTTTAGAGGTTTATGATATATTATCAGATTTGGAAGATGACGACCAAGATATCCTAAAAGAAATACATGAAAAGTGTTCTGATCCATCACAGACTGTCGAGCAAAATAAAGATGGTGTCATagatcagagaattcacacaggggagaagtcaTTTCTTTGTtcacaatgtgggaaatgttttactcggaAATCATATCTTCTTATACATCAAAGAacacacacaggagagaagccgtttccctgtccagaatgtgggaaatgttttggtcAGAGATCACATCTCACACAGCATAAAAAAATCCACACGGGAGAGAGGCCGTTTctgtgttcagaatgtgggaaatgttttcctgTGAGATCAGGTCTTgtgaaacatcagagaattcacacgggagagaagcccttCTCATGCCGAGAATGTGGGAGGTGTTTCTCAAGAAGACGGCCCCTCACGGATCACGAGAAGctccacacaggagagaagcccttCTCATGCCGAGAATGTGGGAGGTGTTTCTCAAGAAGAGGTAccctcacagatcacgagaaactccacacaggggagaagccgtattcatgcacagaatgtgggaaatgtttcactgTAAAATCGACTCTTGTGGTTCATCAGAGAagccacacgggagagaagccatatgcATGTACAGTGTGCGGAAAGTGCTTCAAGCAAAAGTCAATCCTCAACGCTCATCAAAAAACTCACTCAGGAGGGAAAGCGTTTTCGTGTTCCGATTGTGGCAGATGTTACAGCTACAAATCAGATCTTCTTaaacatcaaagaactcacacggGGCAGTAG